The Nitrobacter hamburgensis X14 genome contains the following window.
GCAGAAAGCACATCATCAACGCCACCGCCGTGACCGGGGCGACCGGTAGCTGCAGCACGTGGCCGACCACTTGCCCTCTCGGTCCGTTGCTGTCGCTTTGCTCGCAACCCGTCGCTACCTGGATCGGTAGCGCGTCCATGTCGGCACGCAGCATGACGATGGGTCCATCGCCATTTCGGAGCAAACCTACGACGCCGGTTTTACTTACCAATACCGGTCGTTACCTCATAGCCCGCAGCCCGAAGCCGATCGGCTGCCAGGGCCGCCGTGCACTTCTCCTGCATCGAGAGTTCAGAGGTGGGAGTGCACGTCTTTGTAAAGAGCCTCCAAATCAGGAAGCAGGCCATCAAGGTTACGTAACGCAGGATCGGAAGAAAGCGCCTGAGTCTTGGCCATGCGTCAAACCCTCCAGTTTACGGGTCGATTCGTTGCCGCCTAAATCAGACATAATTGGTGGCGCTTTAAATCGCAAAAGCTCACGCCGATTCCTTTGTGCCGCAAGTTATTTAAGACGTGTTCAAGCGAAGTTAATGTCCTGTCAGCACCAACAAGAGACTGTGGGCGTCACACTTAGCTGAAGCAAGACAGAACCCGTCAGGCCAGTAGATAGTTCTCACGCCGGGGCAAGTACCAACACCAACATCGATGTGCCGGCTTCCTTCAACGAATCAAAAACAAGCTACCCTCTCCGGGTCCTTTGTTCATCTTCCCTCGCCAACTTCATGAGTTGACGCTCATAGCGATGAAAGGCTCGCATGAGAAAGAACAACACGACTGCAGCGATTGCAAGAAACGCGATCGCAAATCCGCCGGCGAGCTTGTTGACGCCGGCTCCCAATCCATATGCGCCAAATCCGAACAGAGATGCCCAACAAATCGCACCTAGGCTGTTGAAAAGCAGAAACTGATTCCAGGCCATGCCGTTCGCGCCAGCCAAGATCGCGGCGAAAGCCCGCAGGAGCGCGACAAATCGTCCAAAGAAAACGAGCCAACCGCCATATCGACGGAACAAATATCGGGCAATGCTGACGCGGTCTTCAGTCAGATGTAGACGGTGGGTATAGCGCCGCACAAACCTCGGTCCGAAATAACGCCCTGCCCAATAGCCCAAATTATCTCCTGTGATCGCACCGGCGACTGCAGCAAAAACGACAGAAAAGATCGAAATATCGTGTCTCGTAGCAGCCAAGACTGCTCCTCCGATCAGGGTGGTTTCACCAGGCAATGGGATACCCGCGCTCTCAAGCGCGACAACGGCGAACACAAGCCAAGGCCCGTATTCCGCTAAGAGGCCGGCGATGCTCAAACAAACAGGTCCTTCGGTTTTAAGAGGGAACGACGACGCCTGGTAGCAAGTTAAATGTTCGGCCGAGCCCGTCCAATGTAAACTACTACCCGCGAGGTCGACTCCAGACAATCCGGTTCCCAACCAACTCGCTGCGAGTCGAACCCTGGGACGCGTTCTTCATCAGCGTGCAGTTGCCGGACGGTGCGTCGCACAATCGTACATCCGACGTCGTCCGCCAAGTGGAACTCGCAACCGTGCCGCAGGTCCGCGACACGGTCTCCGTCATTGGCCGCAACTTTGATTCGTGTCAGGCACGCTACGAGCACAGAAGGATTTCACAGTGGCCGGCCTGCGCGATATCACGTTACAACTCAATCATCTCGCAATCCTCCGACTGACGGATTCAATTCACGCGAATGTGAGAACATCTATGCGCTGAGGATTACCTGTATACGAGTTAGATAGCTCGTCCCATCGGAGCAGCCGCTTCGCCTGCTGTTGGCGGTCTGCGTACCTGAATTTCAGGCGGGAGACTCAAGTGACCACACATCAGGTAGGCTACCTTATTGGCAGTCTTGCCAAACACTCCATCAACCGCAAGCTCGCGCAAGCGCTCGTGCAACTTGCTCCGCCGCAACTCCAGATGCGGGAAATCTCGTTCAAGGATCTTCCGCTGTACAGTTACGACTATGACGCCGATTACCCAGCCGTTGCGCGGACGTTCAAGGAAGCCATCGCATCGGTCGACGCGATCCTCTTTGTCACGCCCGAATATAATCGATCGATCCCAGGTGGATTGAAGAACGCCATCGACTGGGCCAGCCGCCCTTATGGAAAGAATTCATTTTCTCGCAAACCCTCAGCGGTGATTGGCACATCGCCGGGCTCGATCGGAACCGCCGTCGCCCAGCAGAGCTTGCGCAGCGTGCTGAGTTTTTGCGATTCGCCTCAGATGAACGCCCCGGAAGCATATATCCAGTTTTCGACGGGCCTGATCACCGATGACGGGGAAGTCACCGTTGGATCCACGCAGGAATTCCTGCGCAACTACATGTCTGAATTCGCCACCTTCATCGCCCGCGTGCTGCAGGTTCTGCCCCGAGATGCCTGACATTCTCCTACAGGTCTCGAGGGGGTGCTTGCTCAATGCCATTGAAGGAAAGCCACAACAATCATTAACACTATGGCGAATGTTGAGATACGAGATTAGCGCTTGAGGAGCCGAGATGAGCAAAATGCCTGTTCTGTTCATCGGACATGGAAGTCCGATGAACACGCTTGAACGGAATGGCTTCACCGAGGCTTGGCGGGCGTTCGGGCAGCATCTTCCCCGACCGAGGGCGCTACTCGTCGTTTCCGCGCATTGGCTCTTCGGCGCCACAGCCGTGACGGCAATGCCCAGGCCGAGAACGATTCACGACTTTTACGGCTTCCCGTGGCAGCTCTCCGAGTTCGATTACCCGGCCCTTGGCGCCCCCGATCTGGCGCATGAGATCGTCGAACTGGTCAAGCCTAACTGGGTCGGGCTTGATCGCGATCAATGGGGGCTCGATCATGGCACATGGTCCGTGCTGGCGCACGTCTATCCAGACGCGGATATTCCCGTGGTGCAGCTCTCGATCAACGCGCTGAAGTCCCTCGACTACCATCTCGACCTTGCGGCAAAACTCGATGCGCTCAGAAGCCGAGGTATCATGATCGTCGCCAGCGGGAACGTCGTTCACAACCTCCAACGG
Protein-coding sequences here:
- a CDS encoding DedA family protein, with protein sequence MSIAGLLAEYGPWLVFAVVALESAGIPLPGETTLIGGAVLAATRHDISIFSVVFAAVAGAITGDNLGYWAGRYFGPRFVRRYTHRLHLTEDRVSIARYLFRRYGGWLVFFGRFVALLRAFAAILAGANGMAWNQFLLFNSLGAICWASLFGFGAYGLGAGVNKLAGGFAIAFLAIAAVVLFFLMRAFHRYERQLMKLAREDEQRTRRG
- a CDS encoding NADPH-dependent FMN reductase; translated protein: MTTHQVGYLIGSLAKHSINRKLAQALVQLAPPQLQMREISFKDLPLYSYDYDADYPAVARTFKEAIASVDAILFVTPEYNRSIPGGLKNAIDWASRPYGKNSFSRKPSAVIGTSPGSIGTAVAQQSLRSVLSFCDSPQMNAPEAYIQFSTGLITDDGEVTVGSTQEFLRNYMSEFATFIARVLQVLPRDA
- the ygiD gene encoding 4,5-DOPA dioxygenase extradiol → MPVLFIGHGSPMNTLERNGFTEAWRAFGQHLPRPRALLVVSAHWLFGATAVTAMPRPRTIHDFYGFPWQLSEFDYPALGAPDLAHEIVELVKPNWVGLDRDQWGLDHGTWSVLAHVYPDADIPVVQLSINALKSLDYHLDLAAKLDALRSRGIMIVASGNVVHNLQRLQWDQQNLAYDWAERFDDAVVEQLGREPGDVLRLLEHRDYKLAVPTPDHFIPLLYLAGLAAADKIKPEPLVRGYSMGSISMTCFGLGAEIELRKDATCAAKLPPEVPPDQTNM